A window of the Vespula vulgaris chromosome 6, iyVesVulg1.1, whole genome shotgun sequence genome harbors these coding sequences:
- the LOC127064387 gene encoding anoctamin-8 isoform X5 — MHCALAERKRFTLHDDKSSRLLRRKIPCTGHLMTPRRLWIQKVPTQKCDVVMMFPNGASDETLMWLLGRLRAGTPGLVVHVRHHASSDSYGFYLTAPFSVLLKAAEEVHLPKALRQEYGGGLKEFVGSEASCFKGSDDEAHFFTTQERQSLVLHLLHTLRAGPQDLHSLSGLKLVEGQAIIPKCISAGIISQVFPLHELPALEQLRKTWVRAFFSPQPLDDICKYFGVKISMYFAWLGHYTTALIVPAAVGVIYWVGIIGRNQAVEDVAYVLFSVFNVIWATVYLETWKRRGAELAYRWGTLDQRDDLLVEPRPLFTGTLEISPVTGRLEPTYPRWRRNVFRYFVSVPIIAACLFFVFVVMILSFQIQDWWDARLEAGGYGFWLSYVPKVLLAVVIALMDEAYFKVAVWLNDLENYRLDTEYENHLIYKVALFQFVNSFLSLFYIAFYLQDQERLKEQLAALLIARQVIGNLKESAIPYLVEQLRLAQLSFELFGALSPSEARLPPGNDEEDDKTKNSDEKDERTETGKTKQPRNVSQAELESSLYRVGHTTNSLLSDVTLKYDRAFSEHLEMLSQLGYVCLFSSAFPLAAVAALLGNLIELRGDAFKLCYVLQRPFGRRVSNIGTWQNAMEAMGFVAILVNCALISRSGQVQRMFPEMSATQTILLIVALEHIMLAIRFIITCAIPDIPHWVATEMAKVEFLRREAVRRLSSTPSPEQQPSTVIGRFVVSPADGESEEQHLLSERTGDASMSSQPDTPTLASTTQTPSRPSTPSATSIPRIAETSLTAESPGSIGSSSEISNSFLSENNIGSSRDIHNTPRCSIPGGERGRRSREWLTNEPESSNTGDHYGHHLTIGPHGGVDWVRKLGLEPGGRKSSDSEISAVGSVAGTAEELTLHRSTDCIVSKDLASSSDSDLLKSAPPWVITHRNPKFRFSPEKEREREKVEKQHYQHHQQRETTHEHRDRQAYVPEKERDSGVGGLSDSSKTISSQEEEKPSREDREAKKTRVKQSLMKRARSVAIFSLKLKERRAREAELKAKEAEREARWQQPQSCVGGELSCIPIEKLISVDDIAAMEMRRMNH; from the exons AAATGCGACGTCGTTATGATGTTTCCGAACGGTGCAAGCGACGAAACTCTGATGTGGCTTTTAGGTCGACTTCGGGCTGGGACCCCTGGCCTAGTCGTGCACGTCAGACATCATGCCTCCTCAGATAGTTACGGGTTTTATCTAACGGCACCTTTTAGCGT TTTGTTAAAAGCTGCGGAGGAGGTACACTTGCCAAAAGCTCTACGCCAAGAATATGGCGGAGGTTTGAAGGAATTCGTAGGCTCAGAAGCGAGCTGCTTCAAAGGAAGCGACGACGAAGCTCATTTTTTTACTACCCAAGAAAGACAGTCCCTGGTATTACACCTACTTCATACGTTAAGAGCAGGTCCACAGGATCTTCACAGTTTATCAGGATTAAAACTGGTGGAAGGACAAGCCATTATTCCTAAGTGCATCTCGGCAGGCATTATATCACAG GTCTTCCCATTACACGAACTACCGGCATTAGAACAATTACGAAAGACATGGGTTCGCGCATTTTTTAGTCCCCAACCATTGGACGATATCTGTAAATATTTTGGGGTAAAAATCAGTATGTACTTCGCATGGCTCGGACACTACACCACCGCTTTGATCGTTCCCGCCGCTGTGGGTGTCATATACTgg GTCGGCATCATCGGTAGGAACCAAGCGGTGGAAGACGTGGCGTACGTGTTATTCTCAGTCTTCAACGTAATTTGGGCGACAGTTTATCTAGAAACTTGGAAAAGAAGAGGTGCCGAATTGGCCTACAGATGGGGTACTTTAGATCAAAGAGATGACTTGTTGGTCGAACCTAGACCTCTCTTCACG GGTACTCTAGAAATATCACCTGTCACGGGAAGACTAGAACCAACTTACCCCAGATGGCGAAGGAatgtttttcgatattttgtcAGCGTACCCATCATCGCCGCTTgtctatttttcgttttcgtcgtcATGATACTGAGCTTCCAAATACAG GATTGGTGGGACGCCCGTCTTGAAGCGGGAGGCTACGGATTCTGGCTAAGTTACGTGCCAAAAGTATTATTGGCCGTTGTAATCGCCTTAATGGACGAGGCGTACTTCAAAGTCGCAGTCTGGTTGAACGACTTGG AAAACTATCGACTAGACACCGAGTACGAGAATCATCTGATCTACAAGGTGGCACTG TTTCAGTTCGTAAACTCCTTCCTATCGTTATTTTACATCGCCTTCTATCTTCAAGACCAAGAAAGACTCAAGGAG cAACTAGCAGCGTTACTGATAGCTCGGCAAGTGATTGGAAATCTTAAAGAATCCGCAATACCATATTTGGTGGAACAACTGCGCCTAGCACAATTGAGTTTTGAGCTTTTTGGTGCTCTGAGCCCAAGCGAAGCGAGACTACCACCTGGTAATGACGAGGAAGATGATAAAACGAAGAATTCCGATGAGAAGGATGAACGAACGGAAACGGGAAAGACGAAGCAACCGAGGAACGTTAGCCAAGCTGAGTTGGAGAGTTCTCTCTACAGAGTAGGACACACCACTAATTCTCTTCTTAGTGACGTTACTTTGAAG taCGATCGAGCGTTCTCGGAACATCTGGAAATGCTTTCGCAACTGGGATATGTATGCCTCTTCTCGTCAGCGTTTCCTTTAGCTGCCGTTGCTGCGTTACTTGGTAACCTGATCGAATTACGAGGAGATGCATTTAAGTTATGTTACGTTCTTCAACGACCCTTCGGACGTAGGGTATCAAATATCGGCACTTGGCAG AACGCTATGGAAGCTATGGGATTCGTCGCGATTTTAGTTAATTGCGCGTTAATCAGTCGAAGCGGACAGGTACAACGAATGTTTCCAGAGATGTCGGCGACTCAAACAATTTTGCTAATAGTCGCTTTGGAACACATTATGCTAGCAATcagatttattattacctgTGCTATACCGGATATACCACATTGGGTTGCTACGGAAATGGCCAAAGTTGAATTCTTAAGAAGAGAAGCAGTGAGAAGATTGTCCTCGACACCATCACCGGAACAACAACCGTCTACCGTCATAG GGAGATTCGTGGTGAGTCCAGCAGACGGAGAGAGCGAAGAGCAGCATCTGTTGAGCGAACGTACCGGAGATGCCTCGATGTCCAGCCAACCGGATACTCCTACTTTAGCATCGACGACTCAAACACCGAGCAGACCATCGACTCCAAGTGCTACGTCGATACCCAGAATCGCGGAGACATCGCTTACGGCTGAGTCACCCGGTAGTATTGGAAGTAGCAGCGAGATCAGCAATTCCTTCCTTTCCGAAAATAATATTGGCAGTAGTCGAGACATTCACAATACACCGAGATGCTCTATACctggaggagaaagag GCCGACGATCAAGAGAGTGGTTAACCAACGAACCAGAATCATCGAACACTGGAGATCACTACGGTCATCATTTGACGATCGGTCCTCACGGTGGTGTCGATTGGGTACGCAAATTAGGCTTGGAACCAGGTGGACGAAAATCGAGCGATTCCGAGATCAGTGCAGTTGGTTCCGTGGCTGGAACTGCCGAAGAATTAACTCTCCATAGATCCACCGATTGCATCGTTTCAAAGGATCTGGCTTCGTCCTCGGATAGTGATTTGTTAAA GTCTGCCCCGCCATGGGTGATAACTCACAGAAATCCAAAGTTCCGTTTTTCAccggagaaggagagggaacGAGAGAAGGTGGAGAAGCAACATTATCAGCATCATCAACAGAGGGAAACGACGCACGAGCACCGTGATCGACAAGCGTACGTTcccgaaaaagaaagggattcGGGTGTTGGTGGTCTGTCAGATTCCAGCAAGACGATTTCGAGtcaagaggaagagaaaccAAGTAGGGAGGATCGCGAAGCGAAAAAAACGAGAGTGAAACAGAGTCTCATGAAGAGGGCACGTTCGGTCGCTATATTctcgttaaaattaaaagaacgaagagcgagagaggCCGAACTTAAAGCGAAGGAAGCAGAGAGGGAAGCTAGATGGCAACAACCTCAGTCATGCGTTGGTGGCGAACTATCTTGCATTCCCATAGAAAAGCTTATATCTGTGGACGACATTGCGGCCATGGAGATGCGCAGAATGAATCATTAG
- the LOC127064387 gene encoding anoctamin-8 isoform X1, with the protein MPGGEGSPINLLDHHGTSTTPSGITSAQCPKSDDEAGSTTGNATATEKDASASTMTSVPAGEGLRRRKVIHAAKETLDKASRLLRRKIPCTGHLMTPRRLWIQKVPTQKCDVVMMFPNGASDETLMWLLGRLRAGTPGLVVHVRHHASSDSYGFYLTAPFSVLLKAAEEVHLPKALRQEYGGGLKEFVGSEASCFKGSDDEAHFFTTQERQSLVLHLLHTLRAGPQDLHSLSGLKLVEGQAIIPKCISAGIISQVFPLHELPALEQLRKTWVRAFFSPQPLDDICKYFGVKISMYFAWLGHYTTALIVPAAVGVIYWVGIIGRNQAVEDVAYVLFSVFNVIWATVYLETWKRRGAELAYRWGTLDQRDDLLVEPRPLFTGTLEISPVTGRLEPTYPRWRRNVFRYFVSVPIIAACLFFVFVVMILSFQIQDWWDARLEAGGYGFWLSYVPKVLLAVVIALMDEAYFKVAVWLNDLENYRLDTEYENHLIYKVALFQFVNSFLSLFYIAFYLQDQERLKEQLAALLIARQVIGNLKESAIPYLVEQLRLAQLSFELFGALSPSEARLPPGNDEEDDKTKNSDEKDERTETGKTKQPRNVSQAELESSLYRVGHTTNSLLSDVTLKYDRAFSEHLEMLSQLGYVCLFSSAFPLAAVAALLGNLIELRGDAFKLCYVLQRPFGRRVSNIGTWQNAMEAMGFVAILVNCALISRSGQVQRMFPEMSATQTILLIVALEHIMLAIRFIITCAIPDIPHWVATEMAKVEFLRREAVRRLSSTPSPEQQPSTVIGRFVVSPADGESEEQHLLSERTGDASMSSQPDTPTLASTTQTPSRPSTPSATSIPRIAETSLTAESPGSIGSSSEISNSFLSENNIGSSRDIHNTPRCSIPGGERGRRSREWLTNEPESSNTGDHYGHHLTIGPHGGVDWVRKLGLEPGGRKSSDSEISAVGSVAGTAEELTLHRSTDCIVSKDLASSSDSDLLKSAPPWVITHRNPKFRFSPEKEREREKVEKQHYQHHQQRETTHEHRDRQAYVPEKERDSGVGGLSDSSKTISSQEEEKPSREDREAKKTRVKQSLMKRARSVAIFSLKLKERRAREAELKAKEAEREARWQQPQSCVGGELSCIPIEKLISVDDIAAMEMRRMNH; encoded by the exons AAATGCGACGTCGTTATGATGTTTCCGAACGGTGCAAGCGACGAAACTCTGATGTGGCTTTTAGGTCGACTTCGGGCTGGGACCCCTGGCCTAGTCGTGCACGTCAGACATCATGCCTCCTCAGATAGTTACGGGTTTTATCTAACGGCACCTTTTAGCGT TTTGTTAAAAGCTGCGGAGGAGGTACACTTGCCAAAAGCTCTACGCCAAGAATATGGCGGAGGTTTGAAGGAATTCGTAGGCTCAGAAGCGAGCTGCTTCAAAGGAAGCGACGACGAAGCTCATTTTTTTACTACCCAAGAAAGACAGTCCCTGGTATTACACCTACTTCATACGTTAAGAGCAGGTCCACAGGATCTTCACAGTTTATCAGGATTAAAACTGGTGGAAGGACAAGCCATTATTCCTAAGTGCATCTCGGCAGGCATTATATCACAG GTCTTCCCATTACACGAACTACCGGCATTAGAACAATTACGAAAGACATGGGTTCGCGCATTTTTTAGTCCCCAACCATTGGACGATATCTGTAAATATTTTGGGGTAAAAATCAGTATGTACTTCGCATGGCTCGGACACTACACCACCGCTTTGATCGTTCCCGCCGCTGTGGGTGTCATATACTgg GTCGGCATCATCGGTAGGAACCAAGCGGTGGAAGACGTGGCGTACGTGTTATTCTCAGTCTTCAACGTAATTTGGGCGACAGTTTATCTAGAAACTTGGAAAAGAAGAGGTGCCGAATTGGCCTACAGATGGGGTACTTTAGATCAAAGAGATGACTTGTTGGTCGAACCTAGACCTCTCTTCACG GGTACTCTAGAAATATCACCTGTCACGGGAAGACTAGAACCAACTTACCCCAGATGGCGAAGGAatgtttttcgatattttgtcAGCGTACCCATCATCGCCGCTTgtctatttttcgttttcgtcgtcATGATACTGAGCTTCCAAATACAG GATTGGTGGGACGCCCGTCTTGAAGCGGGAGGCTACGGATTCTGGCTAAGTTACGTGCCAAAAGTATTATTGGCCGTTGTAATCGCCTTAATGGACGAGGCGTACTTCAAAGTCGCAGTCTGGTTGAACGACTTGG AAAACTATCGACTAGACACCGAGTACGAGAATCATCTGATCTACAAGGTGGCACTG TTTCAGTTCGTAAACTCCTTCCTATCGTTATTTTACATCGCCTTCTATCTTCAAGACCAAGAAAGACTCAAGGAG cAACTAGCAGCGTTACTGATAGCTCGGCAAGTGATTGGAAATCTTAAAGAATCCGCAATACCATATTTGGTGGAACAACTGCGCCTAGCACAATTGAGTTTTGAGCTTTTTGGTGCTCTGAGCCCAAGCGAAGCGAGACTACCACCTGGTAATGACGAGGAAGATGATAAAACGAAGAATTCCGATGAGAAGGATGAACGAACGGAAACGGGAAAGACGAAGCAACCGAGGAACGTTAGCCAAGCTGAGTTGGAGAGTTCTCTCTACAGAGTAGGACACACCACTAATTCTCTTCTTAGTGACGTTACTTTGAAG taCGATCGAGCGTTCTCGGAACATCTGGAAATGCTTTCGCAACTGGGATATGTATGCCTCTTCTCGTCAGCGTTTCCTTTAGCTGCCGTTGCTGCGTTACTTGGTAACCTGATCGAATTACGAGGAGATGCATTTAAGTTATGTTACGTTCTTCAACGACCCTTCGGACGTAGGGTATCAAATATCGGCACTTGGCAG AACGCTATGGAAGCTATGGGATTCGTCGCGATTTTAGTTAATTGCGCGTTAATCAGTCGAAGCGGACAGGTACAACGAATGTTTCCAGAGATGTCGGCGACTCAAACAATTTTGCTAATAGTCGCTTTGGAACACATTATGCTAGCAATcagatttattattacctgTGCTATACCGGATATACCACATTGGGTTGCTACGGAAATGGCCAAAGTTGAATTCTTAAGAAGAGAAGCAGTGAGAAGATTGTCCTCGACACCATCACCGGAACAACAACCGTCTACCGTCATAG GGAGATTCGTGGTGAGTCCAGCAGACGGAGAGAGCGAAGAGCAGCATCTGTTGAGCGAACGTACCGGAGATGCCTCGATGTCCAGCCAACCGGATACTCCTACTTTAGCATCGACGACTCAAACACCGAGCAGACCATCGACTCCAAGTGCTACGTCGATACCCAGAATCGCGGAGACATCGCTTACGGCTGAGTCACCCGGTAGTATTGGAAGTAGCAGCGAGATCAGCAATTCCTTCCTTTCCGAAAATAATATTGGCAGTAGTCGAGACATTCACAATACACCGAGATGCTCTATACctggaggagaaagag GCCGACGATCAAGAGAGTGGTTAACCAACGAACCAGAATCATCGAACACTGGAGATCACTACGGTCATCATTTGACGATCGGTCCTCACGGTGGTGTCGATTGGGTACGCAAATTAGGCTTGGAACCAGGTGGACGAAAATCGAGCGATTCCGAGATCAGTGCAGTTGGTTCCGTGGCTGGAACTGCCGAAGAATTAACTCTCCATAGATCCACCGATTGCATCGTTTCAAAGGATCTGGCTTCGTCCTCGGATAGTGATTTGTTAAA GTCTGCCCCGCCATGGGTGATAACTCACAGAAATCCAAAGTTCCGTTTTTCAccggagaaggagagggaacGAGAGAAGGTGGAGAAGCAACATTATCAGCATCATCAACAGAGGGAAACGACGCACGAGCACCGTGATCGACAAGCGTACGTTcccgaaaaagaaagggattcGGGTGTTGGTGGTCTGTCAGATTCCAGCAAGACGATTTCGAGtcaagaggaagagaaaccAAGTAGGGAGGATCGCGAAGCGAAAAAAACGAGAGTGAAACAGAGTCTCATGAAGAGGGCACGTTCGGTCGCTATATTctcgttaaaattaaaagaacgaagagcgagagaggCCGAACTTAAAGCGAAGGAAGCAGAGAGGGAAGCTAGATGGCAACAACCTCAGTCATGCGTTGGTGGCGAACTATCTTGCATTCCCATAGAAAAGCTTATATCTGTGGACGACATTGCGGCCATGGAGATGCGCAGAATGAATCATTAG